A genomic window from Solanum stenotomum isolate F172 chromosome 10, ASM1918654v1, whole genome shotgun sequence includes:
- the LOC125841996 gene encoding ultraviolet-B receptor UVR8, translating to MAEEVESSESGSGNLFNKIIALAAGEAHTLALTANGDVYSWGRGTFGRLGTASETDHLFPARINFDSDGDKRVKIVAIAAGAYHSLAVSDDGSVWGWGYNVYGQLGFDGENSLVPHLLEGFLELGSPNSSASGSERKKLMISSVKSGGMMSAAIDDLGSLWMWGNFPEPQKDKSIESEFSLTCSCSPIPIWNFHGHTVVKVACGNEHVVALVTAGEGYKGSDLVCYSWGGNSHGQLGLGDRQSRQYPEVIEPFNSDAPWTVYEVACGAFHTALLAQKSPSETLKSVCWTFGQGDNGQLGQGTTQSMLSPEPVKGLPRNAFLISVDCGLFHTSVVSSAGDVWSWGMEKGLGLCPEASYSGPDAGDASLPLLIPCAGLYGPKFPEPVQVVCGAAHTILLADAGYKMWSWGRGWSGVLGNGKMIDCYSPTMALWPPLDADFRDQSVKDGGDKSGAEKKPEDVVELERKLSMAAEDVRLLQSKLSLMERYASILHGATFGKPFEERDIPASLRGGGSFDIAKEWENMLESLDRGKLVRLEMFYRSMLAGVKDKLLKKRIQEILLESQSSLPSESTQRNK from the exons ATGGCGGAGGAAGTGGAATCATCAGAATCAGGATCCGGCAACTTGTTTAATAAAATCATAGCACTTGCCGCCGGCGAAGCTCATACACTTGCTCTAACTG CAAATGGGGATGTCTATTCTTGGGGAAGAGGAACATTCGGTCGACTTGGTACTGCTTCTGAAACTGACCACTTATTCCCTGCCCGAATCAACTTTGATTCTGATGGAGATAAAAGGGTAAAGATTGTTGCTATTGCAGCTGGTGCTTATCACAGTCTTGCCGTTTCAG ATGATGGATCAGTATGGGGCTGGGGATACAATGTCT ATGGACAACTTGGTTTTGATGGAGAAAATTCCTTGGTTCCTCATTTATTGGAGGGATTCCTTGAGTTAGGTTCCCCTAATTCATCAGCTAGTGGCTCAGAGAGAAAGAAACTGATG ATTTCCTCGGTTAAAAGTGGCGGAATGATGTCAGCAGCAATTGATGATCTTGGATCTCTATGGATGTGGGGTAACTTTCCTGAACCACAGAAAGACAAGTCTATTGAGAGTGAATTCTCTCTTACTTGCAGTTGCAGCCCAATACCTATCTGGAATTTCCATGGACACACAGTTGTTAAGGTGGCATGTGGAAATGAGCATGTTGTGGCATTAGTCACTGCTGGGGAAGGTTACAAAGGGAGTGATCTTGTTTGTTATTCTTGGGGTGGCAACAGCCATGGTCAGTTAGGCTTGGGAGACAGGCAGAGCAGACAGTATCCTGAAGTTATTGAGCCCTTCAATTCAGATGCCCCTTGGACAGTGTATGAGGTAGCCTGTGGAGCTTTTCACACTGCTTTACTAGCTCAGAAAAGTCCAAGTGAAACATTAAAAAGTGTGTGCTGGACATTTGGCCAGGGAGATAATGGGCAATTAGGTCAAGGGACAACCCAAAGTATGTTATCTCCTGAACCAGTGAAAGGATTACCGCGGAATGCATTTCTCATTTCTGTTGACTGTGGTTTATTTCACACAAGTGTTGTCTCTTCTGCTGGAGATGTGTGGTCATGGGGAATGGAGAAAGGCCTTGGCCTATGTCCTGAAGCAAGTTATAGTGGACCTGATGCAGGTGATGCAAGTCTTCCTCTGTTGATTCCCTGTGCTGGGCTATATGGGCCTAAATTTCCAGAACCTGTTCAAGTTGTCTGTGGTGCTGCCCATACTATTCTTCTGGCAGATGCTGGATATAAGATGTGGTCTTGGGGTAGAGGATGGAGTGGTGTCCTTGGAAATGGTAAGATGATTGATTGCTACTCTCCAACTATGGCACTCTGGCCACCTCTAGATGCAGATTTTAGAGATCAGAGTGTGAAAGATGGTGGCGATAAAAGTGGTGCAGAAAAGAAACCTGAAGATGTGGTAGAATTGGAGAGGAAACTGTCTATGGCAGCAGAGGATGTAAGGCTTCTTCAGTCAAAACTCTCTCTAATGGAAAGGTATGCTAGCATTCTTCATGGTGCTACCTTTGGGAAACCTTTTGAAGAGCGAGATATACCAGCCTCGTTACGTGGTGGAGGTTCATTTGACATTGCAAAGGAGTGGGAAAACATGTTGGAGTCCTTGGATCGTGGAAAGCTTGTCCGACTGGAGATGTTTTATCGTAGTATGCTAGCAGGTGTCAAAGATAAACTGTTGAAGAAACGGATTCAGGAGATTTTACTGGAGTCTCAAAGTTCTTTGCCTTCAGAATCAACTCAACGAAACAAGTAA